From Chryseobacterium joostei, the proteins below share one genomic window:
- a CDS encoding SusD/RagB family nutrient-binding outer membrane lipoprotein encodes MKNNINVIARARQTAKWFNIKSILLAGALALTSCESSLDTINENPNDPASIDPKYLLTFVSKYTFQVDGDNMYASRMMIGTDGENTYQYMKWNDASFEVYTKGLLNTGKMIQEAEKINNKNYIAIGKFFRAYHFFNISLKVGSAPYSEAAKGESGITQPKYDTQDAIMSGILSELKEANDLINTNDKIEGDIVFGGDALKWKKLINSFRLKILITLSKKTTVGSYNIATEFAAIAASQPLMTSISDNGELKFADAADSRYSMFNNSGYGSSLYMADYFINLFKDRHDPRLFTFAAQTTGAKEAGKAITDFTGYNGGNPTSPYSDNAALITAKNISKVNDRFYKDATNEPASVLSYSELEFILAEAAARGWISGSAKTHYDNAIKASFTFYQTYVKNPGQYFTGFDVNQYLTTPLVVYNNSAPLETQVEKIITQKYMTMFHQAQWTSYYDYLRTGYPNYPLKAGVPAPFRFRYPQSEYSYNNANLKAALTTQYGGNDNINSKPWWLQ; translated from the coding sequence ATGAAAAATAATATAAATGTAATTGCCAGAGCAAGACAAACTGCAAAGTGGTTCAATATAAAATCTATACTTCTTGCAGGAGCATTAGCATTAACTTCGTGCGAATCTAGTCTGGATACCATCAATGAAAATCCAAATGACCCAGCCAGTATTGATCCTAAATATCTTTTAACGTTTGTTTCAAAATATACTTTTCAGGTAGATGGTGATAATATGTATGCTTCCAGAATGATGATTGGTACAGATGGTGAAAACACGTATCAGTATATGAAATGGAATGATGCTTCTTTCGAGGTTTATACCAAAGGCCTTTTGAATACAGGAAAAATGATTCAGGAAGCGGAGAAGATCAATAATAAAAATTATATCGCCATCGGTAAGTTTTTCAGGGCTTATCATTTCTTCAACATAAGCCTAAAGGTAGGAAGTGCGCCCTATTCTGAAGCGGCAAAGGGTGAATCCGGAATTACACAACCCAAGTACGATACTCAGGATGCTATTATGTCCGGAATCTTATCAGAATTAAAGGAAGCTAATGATCTGATCAATACCAATGATAAAATTGAGGGAGACATTGTTTTCGGTGGTGATGCTTTAAAATGGAAAAAACTGATCAATTCTTTCCGTTTGAAAATACTGATTACTTTATCTAAAAAAACAACAGTTGGAAGCTATAATATTGCAACAGAATTTGCAGCCATTGCAGCCAGCCAGCCTTTGATGACTTCTATTTCAGATAACGGAGAACTTAAATTTGCCGATGCTGCAGACAGCAGATATAGCATGTTCAACAACAGTGGTTATGGATCTAGTTTATACATGGCTGATTATTTCATTAATCTATTTAAAGACAGACATGATCCTCGTTTATTCACATTTGCAGCACAAACTACCGGTGCCAAAGAAGCCGGAAAAGCGATTACAGATTTCACAGGATACAATGGAGGAAATCCTACATCACCCTACTCTGATAATGCCGCGTTAATCACAGCGAAAAATATTTCTAAGGTAAATGATCGTTTTTATAAAGATGCTACCAACGAACCAGCATCAGTATTAAGCTATTCAGAATTAGAATTTATTTTAGCAGAAGCAGCTGCCAGAGGATGGATTTCCGGATCTGCAAAAACACATTACGATAATGCGATCAAGGCAAGCTTTACTTTCTATCAAACATATGTAAAAAACCCTGGGCAATATTTCACAGGTTTTGATGTAAACCAATACCTTACAACTCCTTTGGTAGTATATAATAATTCTGCCCCATTAGAAACTCAAGTGGAAAAAATCATCACTCAAAAGTACATGACCATGTTCCATCAGGCCCAGTGGACTTCTTATTATGATTATTTAAGAACAGGATATCCAAATTATCCTTTAAAGGCAGGAGTTCCGGCACCATTCAGATTTAGATATCCTCAATCAGAATACAGCTATAACAACGCGAACTTAAAGGCAGCACTTACCACTCAGTATGGGGGAAATGATAATATTAACTCTAAACCTTGGTGGCTACAGTAG
- a CDS encoding phosphocholine-specific phospholipase C translates to MDRREFLEKSSILLAGLGTSSVLHPAILKALAIDPAAQSTFYDAEHVVILMQENRSFDHAFGALKGVRGFLDKRAFVKQDGHSVFFQKENSGKYASPARLDLRNTKSTWMSSLPHSWENQQHALNKGKYDQWLQAKASGNKDYKNIPLTLGYYNREDLPFYYQMADAFTIFDQYFCSSLTGTTPNRLFLWSGTLREQQNGKSKANVVNDDIDYDKARQAKWKSFPEILEEQNVSWRIYQNEISLPKGMSGEQEAWLSNFTDNPIEWFSKYNVKFSKGYYENIPKMIASLKQEIVQNPTRKERLEAIISELQEDQVTYHPDNYSKLSQQEKNLHENAFTTNSNDPDYHNLEIGKDENGERLVVPKGDVLFQFRKDVEEKKLPLVSWLVAPEHFSDHPGSPWYGAWYISEVLNILTKDPETWKKTIFIINYDENDGYFDHVIPFAPPLNPSQPVDINGKDGVEYVDKSQEYMSDPTLKDYEKTEGTVGLGYRVPMIIASPWTKGGFVNSEVSDHTSVLQFLEKFIMKKFNKNVHVDNISDWRRAVCGDLTSAFNTPNVKAPQMDYLDQKDFAKTINAAKNKPVPQLKWYSENELNNSLLDIQEKGMKPSNPLPYDFYVNLDGDKIKMTNVKENGVPLHLYNRTQLNSNNYYFSYALYSKQELSHPVVQSGTYDYEVFGPNGFFRKFKGTQKPEIEAILINNSSKSQVELIFKNHKKSNINLTLENLYERSKKTISVQKPEEKIMIDLSKYKGWYDLKVTLENHIWHFAGRIETGKVSVSDPHWA, encoded by the coding sequence ATGGACAGAAGAGAATTTTTAGAAAAATCAAGTATTTTATTAGCCGGACTAGGAACTTCAAGTGTTCTTCATCCTGCAATCTTAAAGGCCCTAGCTATTGATCCGGCCGCACAATCTACTTTTTATGATGCTGAGCATGTGGTTATCCTAATGCAGGAAAACCGTTCATTCGATCATGCTTTTGGTGCCTTAAAAGGAGTGAGAGGTTTTCTAGATAAAAGAGCTTTTGTAAAACAGGATGGGCATTCTGTTTTCTTTCAAAAGGAAAATAGTGGAAAATATGCCTCACCGGCTCGTTTGGATCTTAGAAACACCAAGTCTACATGGATGAGCTCGCTTCCCCATTCTTGGGAAAACCAACAACACGCATTGAATAAAGGAAAATATGACCAGTGGCTTCAGGCAAAGGCTTCCGGAAATAAGGATTATAAAAATATTCCGCTTACTCTAGGATATTACAACCGTGAAGATCTTCCCTTTTATTATCAAATGGCGGATGCTTTTACCATATTTGACCAATATTTCTGTTCTTCACTTACGGGAACCACCCCCAACAGATTATTTCTTTGGTCCGGAACTTTAAGAGAGCAGCAAAACGGTAAATCAAAGGCCAATGTTGTTAATGATGATATTGATTATGATAAAGCCAGACAGGCAAAATGGAAGAGTTTCCCTGAGATTTTAGAAGAGCAAAACGTATCATGGCGTATCTACCAAAATGAAATCAGCCTGCCGAAAGGAATGTCCGGAGAGCAGGAAGCATGGCTAAGCAACTTTACAGACAACCCGATTGAGTGGTTTTCAAAATATAATGTAAAATTTTCAAAGGGATATTACGAGAATATTCCCAAAATGATTGCTTCACTGAAACAGGAAATCGTACAAAACCCTACCCGAAAAGAAAGACTGGAAGCAATCATTTCTGAACTTCAGGAAGATCAGGTAACCTATCATCCGGATAATTATTCAAAGCTGTCACAACAGGAGAAAAACCTCCATGAAAATGCCTTCACTACCAACTCAAATGATCCCGATTATCACAATCTGGAAATTGGTAAAGATGAAAACGGAGAAAGACTGGTCGTTCCGAAGGGTGATGTTTTGTTTCAGTTCCGTAAGGATGTGGAAGAGAAAAAGCTTCCGTTGGTTTCCTGGCTGGTGGCGCCCGAACATTTCTCTGATCATCCTGGTTCCCCTTGGTATGGAGCATGGTATATTTCTGAGGTTTTAAATATTCTGACTAAAGATCCTGAAACGTGGAAAAAAACTATTTTTATTATCAATTATGATGAAAATGACGGTTATTTTGACCACGTGATCCCTTTTGCTCCTCCTTTGAACCCAAGTCAACCAGTTGATATAAACGGAAAAGATGGAGTTGAATATGTGGACAAGTCACAGGAATATATGTCTGATCCTACCTTAAAGGATTATGAAAAAACAGAAGGAACTGTTGGCCTTGGCTACAGGGTTCCAATGATTATTGCATCTCCATGGACTAAGGGAGGCTTTGTCAACTCTGAGGTTTCAGATCATACCTCTGTGCTGCAGTTTCTGGAGAAATTTATCATGAAGAAGTTTAATAAAAATGTTCATGTGGATAATATCAGCGACTGGAGAAGAGCTGTTTGCGGAGATTTGACTTCTGCTTTCAACACACCAAATGTAAAGGCTCCACAAATGGATTATCTGGATCAAAAGGATTTTGCGAAAACCATTAATGCTGCCAAAAACAAACCTGTTCCCCAACTGAAATGGTATTCTGAAAATGAGCTTAATAACAGTCTGCTTGATATTCAGGAAAAGGGAATGAAACCATCCAATCCGCTTCCTTATGATTTCTATGTGAATTTGGATGGAGATAAGATTAAGATGACCAATGTAAAGGAAAACGGGGTTCCGCTTCATCTTTATAATAGAACACAGTTGAACAGTAATAACTATTATTTTTCCTATGCATTATACTCCAAGCAGGAATTATCACATCCCGTGGTACAGTCCGGAACATATGATTATGAAGTATTTGGTCCTAATGGCTTTTTCCGAAAGTTCAAGGGAACCCAAAAACCGGAAATTGAGGCTATTCTGATTAATAACAGTTCAAAAAGCCAGGTTGAATTAATCTTTAAGAATCATAAAAAAAGTAATATCAATCTAACGCTGGAAAACCTGTATGAGAGAAGTAAAAAAACGATATCTGTACAGAAGCCTGAAGAGAAAATAATGATTGATCTTAGTAAATACAAGGGTTGGTACGACCTTAAAGTCACTCTTGAAAATCATATCTGGCATTTTGCAGGCAGAATAGAAACAGGTAAAGTTTCTGTTTCGGACCCTCATTGGGCTTAG
- a CDS encoding WxL protein host-binding domain-containing protein, which yields MMMIKRILLLITLMLQFSFLHAGIVVLNGLTHSYKIENGKVYKGTIAIENTGNSSQNVKLFLQDLSYHADGTINYTTIRTNKRTNGDWIKLNTNLVTLKAKEKTEVFYEITVPNQTVDPGSYWSVIIVEPVEDIKPSDNKPGVNITSVIRYAIQVITDFETEKAKPDLTFESVKVEKEEGKQTVKIAIANTGTLYCKPTASIEIFNRKTGQKIGTYSSVTMSLLPSTSKTFSIDISKVPPDKYTATIMTTDEEENAFALNVELEVKND from the coding sequence ATGATGATGATAAAGCGTATTCTTCTTTTGATCACCCTGATGTTGCAGTTCAGCTTTTTACATGCCGGTATTGTAGTTCTCAACGGGCTTACGCATTCCTACAAGATAGAAAACGGAAAAGTTTACAAGGGAACAATTGCGATTGAAAATACAGGCAACAGCTCTCAGAATGTAAAACTATTTTTACAGGACTTAAGTTATCATGCTGATGGAACAATCAATTATACGACAATACGAACCAATAAAAGAACAAATGGAGACTGGATCAAGCTCAATACAAATTTAGTTACCCTAAAAGCCAAAGAAAAAACTGAAGTATTTTATGAAATTACGGTTCCTAATCAAACGGTAGATCCCGGCAGCTATTGGAGTGTAATTATCGTAGAACCTGTAGAGGATATAAAGCCAAGCGACAATAAACCAGGAGTGAACATCACTTCTGTAATACGATATGCGATTCAGGTGATTACAGATTTTGAAACAGAAAAGGCCAAACCGGATCTTACATTTGAAAGTGTAAAAGTAGAAAAAGAGGAAGGTAAACAAACCGTAAAAATTGCCATAGCCAATACCGGAACTCTTTATTGCAAACCTACAGCATCTATTGAGATTTTTAACCGTAAAACAGGACAGAAAATAGGAACCTACTCAAGTGTAACGATGAGTCTGCTGCCTTCTACCTCTAAAACATTTAGCATTGATATCAGTAAGGTACCACCGGATAAATATACTGCTACCATAATGACCACAGACGAAGAGGAAAATGCTTTTGCACTTAATGTGGAATTAGAAGTGAAAAATGATTAA
- a CDS encoding SusC/RagA family TonB-linked outer membrane protein — translation MKKALATFAVFLLPLYITAQEINISGNVKSENGASVSGVNITDKNTGKTAMTDENGNFTISANPKDILEFFSPDFSVYTVEVSSKKEYSVVLRKTNEKQIEGVVITALGIAKKKEKIGYSTQEVGTKQFETITTPSIGNLFSGQVAGLNVSNPTGMQQAPQFTLRGNSNLVFVIDGVIVEKEVFQNLDPNNIENINVLKGAPASALYGSRGRYGAILITTKSAKKKGFSVEFSQNTMITGGFTNLPKTQTEYGNGSHGKYEFWDGADGGVNDGDMIWGPKFVPGLKIAQWNSPIRDKVTGQITPWYGAVTGTQYNDKSRYERVPIDWKYHDNLDTFLKPAVINNNNFAISYRNNKDIYRLSGNFMNYDDRVPNSYLQKYGVNFSSENHLGDKFVFDTKFNFNQAFTPNVPNYDYNPSGHMYTILIWMGGDVDGNALRNHMWVPGKEGTSQANWNYAWYNNPWFGAEYYKNQNRTNIINAQAGLEYKATKDFSVKGKASIVENHSKTETFSPYSYFNYSAPRSGGYILKDVKTWNLNYDVLATYKKKISENFDFTINAGGSTFYYKNNNNETSTDGLKIPEVYTMENSIGAIKKYTYLKEKLIYSAYSTIDIGLYNAFFINISGRNDWSSTLPKANRSYFYPSASVSAVISNLVKLPESINMLKLSASWAKVAYDFQPYSIRNYYLNNKGITFNGSPTYYYPTILNVENSLKPEQTKSYELGLSAGFLNNRITLDATYFSTLDYNNILEFPSAESSGFISQYVNGNEYTTKGFEISLGLVPVKTSDFTWKTLINWSTYEQKLTSIYDNMPNYKNIKLGERMDSYYDYTWQKSPDGKVILDAKSGMPTRANAPSNLGHFNPDWTFGFNNSFKYKKLSLNIGIDGSIGGIMRSQVVEKMWWGGKHPNSVAYRDLEYANPGSYYFVPDGVNYNPTTGLYTPHTKAISFQDWAQNYPYQARVTQDESEEFANVFDRTFIKLRSVVLEYNFSSLLNPKGMIKGFTANISAYNLAMWKKSKNLYSDPDFQIRSGRTGDITNDIQDPSSRWFGIGFNLKF, via the coding sequence ATGAAGAAAGCTTTAGCTACATTTGCAGTTTTTTTACTTCCCTTATATATTACGGCTCAGGAAATTAACATTTCCGGAAATGTAAAATCCGAAAACGGCGCCAGTGTCTCGGGTGTAAATATCACCGACAAAAACACAGGAAAGACCGCCATGACTGATGAAAATGGGAATTTTACCATTTCAGCCAATCCAAAAGACATTCTGGAATTTTTTTCACCTGATTTTTCTGTTTACACCGTAGAAGTTTCTTCAAAAAAGGAGTATTCCGTTGTCTTAAGGAAGACCAATGAAAAGCAAATTGAAGGAGTTGTCATTACTGCCTTGGGGATTGCTAAAAAGAAAGAAAAGATTGGATATTCTACACAGGAGGTAGGAACCAAACAGTTTGAAACCATTACTACGCCAAGTATAGGGAATCTATTCTCAGGACAGGTAGCTGGTCTTAATGTTTCCAATCCAACGGGAATGCAGCAGGCACCACAGTTTACATTGAGAGGAAACTCTAATTTGGTTTTTGTAATTGATGGTGTAATTGTAGAAAAGGAAGTTTTTCAAAATCTGGATCCTAACAATATAGAAAACATCAACGTACTGAAAGGGGCTCCGGCTTCTGCTCTATATGGTTCAAGAGGTAGATATGGAGCTATTCTGATCACTACAAAAAGTGCCAAGAAGAAAGGATTCTCTGTTGAATTCTCTCAAAACACTATGATTACAGGAGGGTTTACCAATCTTCCAAAGACTCAAACAGAATATGGTAACGGATCCCACGGAAAATATGAGTTCTGGGACGGCGCCGATGGTGGAGTGAATGATGGGGATATGATCTGGGGACCAAAGTTCGTTCCGGGACTGAAGATCGCACAATGGAACAGCCCTATCAGAGATAAAGTAACAGGACAAATCACGCCTTGGTATGGAGCTGTTACAGGAACTCAGTATAATGATAAATCAAGATACGAAAGGGTTCCGATTGACTGGAAATATCATGATAACCTAGATACATTTTTGAAACCTGCGGTTATCAATAACAATAATTTCGCAATCAGTTATAGGAATAATAAGGACATATACAGGCTTTCCGGAAACTTCATGAATTATGATGACAGGGTTCCTAATTCTTATCTTCAGAAATATGGGGTGAATTTCTCTTCTGAAAATCACTTGGGAGATAAGTTTGTATTTGATACGAAGTTCAACTTCAATCAGGCCTTTACTCCCAATGTTCCCAATTACGACTACAACCCCAGCGGACACATGTACACGATCCTGATCTGGATGGGTGGCGATGTAGATGGAAATGCACTAAGAAACCATATGTGGGTTCCCGGAAAAGAAGGAACTTCACAAGCCAACTGGAACTATGCATGGTACAACAACCCTTGGTTTGGTGCTGAATACTATAAAAATCAAAACAGAACCAATATTATCAATGCACAGGCCGGACTGGAATATAAAGCCACTAAGGATTTTTCTGTAAAGGGTAAAGCATCCATTGTAGAAAATCACAGTAAGACGGAAACTTTCAGCCCTTATTCTTATTTCAACTACAGTGCGCCAAGAAGTGGAGGATATATATTGAAGGATGTAAAAACCTGGAATCTCAACTATGATGTATTAGCTACCTATAAGAAAAAAATATCTGAAAATTTCGACTTTACCATCAATGCCGGAGGTTCTACATTTTACTACAAAAACAACAATAATGAAACCTCTACAGATGGCTTGAAGATTCCTGAAGTCTATACAATGGAAAACTCTATCGGAGCAATCAAAAAATATACTTATCTAAAGGAAAAGCTGATCTACAGTGCCTATTCTACAATTGATATTGGATTATACAATGCTTTCTTTATCAATATTTCCGGACGTAACGACTGGTCTTCTACATTACCTAAAGCCAACAGATCTTATTTCTATCCGTCTGCGTCCGTAAGTGCTGTAATTTCCAATCTGGTAAAGCTTCCGGAGTCTATCAATATGCTAAAACTTTCTGCTTCATGGGCAAAAGTAGCTTATGACTTCCAGCCTTATTCAATCAGAAATTATTATCTGAATAATAAAGGGATTACTTTTAATGGCAGCCCTACTTATTATTATCCAACAATTCTGAATGTTGAAAACTCCTTAAAACCAGAACAGACAAAGTCTTATGAGTTGGGATTAAGTGCCGGTTTCCTTAATAACAGAATTACGTTGGACGCCACCTACTTCAGTACCTTGGATTACAACAATATCCTTGAATTTCCGAGTGCTGAATCATCTGGCTTCATTTCCCAGTATGTAAACGGGAATGAGTATACTACAAAAGGATTCGAAATTTCCCTTGGATTGGTTCCTGTAAAAACATCTGATTTTACATGGAAAACTTTAATCAACTGGAGTACATACGAACAAAAGCTGACTTCTATTTATGATAATATGCCCAACTACAAGAATATCAAGTTAGGTGAAAGAATGGACAGCTACTATGATTATACATGGCAAAAATCTCCGGATGGAAAAGTAATTCTGGATGCTAAATCAGGAATGCCAACCAGAGCAAATGCACCAAGCAACCTGGGACATTTCAATCCGGACTGGACTTTTGGCTTTAACAACAGCTTCAAATATAAAAAGTTATCTCTAAATATCGGAATTGATGGAAGCATCGGTGGTATTATGAGATCTCAGGTAGTTGAAAAAATGTGGTGGGGCGGGAAACATCCTAATTCTGTAGCCTACAGAGATCTTGAATATGCTAACCCAGGAAGTTATTATTTTGTACCGGATGGGGTAAACTACAATCCTACTACAGGGCTTTATACTCCACACACAAAGGCCATCAGCTTCCAGGACTGGGCACAAAATTATCCTTATCAGGCAAGGGTAACACAGGATGAAAGTGAAGAATTTGCAAATGTTTTCGACAGAACATTCATCAAGCTAAGATCTGTAGTATTAGAATACAATTTCTCTTCTTTATTGAATCCAAAGGGAATGATCAAAGGTTTTACCGCAAATATTTCTGCCTACAACCTTGCCATGTGGAAGAAATCCAAGAATCTATATTCTGATCCTGACTTCCAAATCAGATCGGGAAGAACGGGTGACATCACGAATGATATTCAGGATCCATCAAGCAGATGGTTTGGAATAGGATTCAATCTTAAGTTTTAA